In Mercurialis annua linkage group LG6, ddMerAnnu1.2, whole genome shotgun sequence, the following are encoded in one genomic region:
- the LOC126687263 gene encoding BURP domain-containing protein 9-like isoform X1: MNLMASMEFLILPLFAVFCMILGGSNASVPSEEYWHSKLPNTPIPAELQKLIQPAAELGGKFSFWDMGFNNDQSLLQAMDDKRSKYGKRYDASFSESVDDKRSKYGKRYDAAFEEGTNDKREKYGKRYDAAFEEGTNDKREKYGKRYDAAFEEGTNDKREKYGKRYDAAFEEGTNDKREKYGKRYDAAFEEGTNDKREKYGKRYDAAFEEGTNDKREKYGKRYDAAFEEGTNDKREKYGKRYDAAFEEGTNDKREKYGKRYDAAFEEGTNDKREKYGKRYDAAFEEGTNDKREKYGKRYDAAFEEGTNDKREKYGKRYDAAFEEGTNDKREKYGKRYDAAFEEGTNDRREKYGKRYKIGFKKHALPNSTVFFLQKDLQVGQKMKLHITKSSNKAKFLPRQDSESMPFSSKILPQILQKFSVKPDSMQAKIIKQTIDDCESSAIKGEERYCPKSLESLLDFAIPVVGNKTQVLYNEVERPSRIQEYTIMGVKMVGENQVVCHKQKYPYAVYYCHSVSATKVYQAPLVGADGLKAKAVAICHSDTSNWNPQHLAFLMLNVKPGEATICHFIRSDTIVWTSNK, from the coding sequence CAGAACTTGGAGGCAAGTTTTCCTTCTGGGATATGGGCTTCAACAATGACCAATCTTTGCTTCAAGCTATGGATGATAAGAGGTCTAAATATGGAAAAAGATATGATGCATCATTTTCAGAAAGTGTAGACGATAAAAGGTCAAAATATGGAAAAAGATACGATGCTGCATTTGAAGAAGGGACGAATGACAAGAGAGAAAAGTACGGAAAAAGATACGATGCTGCATTTGAAGAAGGGACGAACGACAAGAGAGAAAAGTACGGGAAAAGATACGATGCTGCATTTGAAGAAGGAACGAACGACAAGAGAGAAAAGTACGGGAAAAGATACGATGCTGCATTTGAAGAAGGAACGAACGACAAGAGAGAAAAGTACGGGAAAAGATACGATGCTGCATTTGAAGAAGGAACGAACGACAAGAGAGAAAAGTACGGAAAAAGATACGATGCTGCATTTGAAGAAGGAACGAACGACAAGAGAGAAAAGTACGGGAAAAGATACGATGCTGCATTTGAAGAAGGAACGAACGACAAGAGAGAAAAGTACGGGAAAAGATACGATGCTGCATTTGAAGAAGGAACGAACGACAAGAGAGAAAAGTACGGGAAAAGATACGATGCTGCATTTGAAGAAGGAACGAACGACAAGAGAGAAAAGTACGGGAAAAGATACGATGCTGCATTTGAAGAAGGAACGAACGACAAGAGAGAAAAGTATGGGAAAAGATACGATGCTGCATTTGAGGAAGGAACGAATGACAAGAGAGAAAAGTACGGAAAAAGATACGACGCTGCATTCGAAGAGGGAACGAATGACAAGAGAGAAAAGTACGGAAAAAGATACGATGCTGCATTTGAAGAGGGAACGAACGACAGGAGAGAAAAGTACGGGAAGCGATATAAAATTGGTTTCAAGAAGCATGCTCTTCCTAACTCAACTGTATTCTTTCTACAAAAGGATCTACAAGTTGGCCAGAAGATGAAGCTTCATATAACTAAATCATCAAACAAGGCTAAATTCTTACCTCGTCAAGATTCCGAATCTATGCCCTTTTCAAGCAAAATATTACCACAAATCTTACAAAAATTCTCGGTAAAACCCGATTCGATGCAAGCCAAGATTATAAAGCAAACAATAGACGATTGTGAGTCTTCAGCAATCAAGGGAGAAGAAAGATATTGCCCTAAATCCTTGGAGTCCTTGCTTGATTTTGCTATTCCAGTTGTTGGTAATAAAACTCAAGTACTTTATAATGAAGTTGAGAGGCCATCAAGGATTCAAGAGTACACCATTATGGGAGTTAAAATGGTCGGAGAAAACCAAGTAGTGTGTCACAAACAAAAGTATCCTTATGCTGTGTATTATTGCCACTCAGTAAGTGCCACCAAGGTATACCAAGCTCCATTAGTAGGTGCCGATGGGCTCAAAGCCAAAGCTGTTGCAATTTGCCATTCAGACACTTCAAATTGGAACCCACAGCACTTGGCATTTTTGATGCTCAATGTCAAACCTGGTGAAGCAACTATTTGCCACTTCATTAGAAGTGATACCATTGTTTGGAcatctaataaataa
- the LOC126687263 gene encoding BURP domain-containing protein 9-like isoform X2 has product MNLMASMEFLILPLFAVFCMILGGSNASVPSEEYWHSKLPNTPIPAELQKLIQPAELGGKFSFWDMGFNNDQSLLQAMDDKRSKYGKRYDASFSESVDDKRSKYGKRYDAAFEEGTNDKREKYGKRYDAAFEEGTNDKREKYGKRYDAAFEEGTNDKREKYGKRYDAAFEEGTNDKREKYGKRYDAAFEEGTNDKREKYGKRYDAAFEEGTNDKREKYGKRYDAAFEEGTNDKREKYGKRYDAAFEEGTNDKREKYGKRYDAAFEEGTNDKREKYGKRYDAAFEEGTNDKREKYGKRYDAAFEEGTNDKREKYGKRYDAAFEEGTNDKREKYGKRYDAAFEEGTNDRREKYGKRYKIGFKKHALPNSTVFFLQKDLQVGQKMKLHITKSSNKAKFLPRQDSESMPFSSKILPQILQKFSVKPDSMQAKIIKQTIDDCESSAIKGEERYCPKSLESLLDFAIPVVGNKTQVLYNEVERPSRIQEYTIMGVKMVGENQVVCHKQKYPYAVYYCHSVSATKVYQAPLVGADGLKAKAVAICHSDTSNWNPQHLAFLMLNVKPGEATICHFIRSDTIVWTSNK; this is encoded by the coding sequence AACTTGGAGGCAAGTTTTCCTTCTGGGATATGGGCTTCAACAATGACCAATCTTTGCTTCAAGCTATGGATGATAAGAGGTCTAAATATGGAAAAAGATATGATGCATCATTTTCAGAAAGTGTAGACGATAAAAGGTCAAAATATGGAAAAAGATACGATGCTGCATTTGAAGAAGGGACGAATGACAAGAGAGAAAAGTACGGAAAAAGATACGATGCTGCATTTGAAGAAGGGACGAACGACAAGAGAGAAAAGTACGGGAAAAGATACGATGCTGCATTTGAAGAAGGAACGAACGACAAGAGAGAAAAGTACGGGAAAAGATACGATGCTGCATTTGAAGAAGGAACGAACGACAAGAGAGAAAAGTACGGGAAAAGATACGATGCTGCATTTGAAGAAGGAACGAACGACAAGAGAGAAAAGTACGGAAAAAGATACGATGCTGCATTTGAAGAAGGAACGAACGACAAGAGAGAAAAGTACGGGAAAAGATACGATGCTGCATTTGAAGAAGGAACGAACGACAAGAGAGAAAAGTACGGGAAAAGATACGATGCTGCATTTGAAGAAGGAACGAACGACAAGAGAGAAAAGTACGGGAAAAGATACGATGCTGCATTTGAAGAAGGAACGAACGACAAGAGAGAAAAGTACGGGAAAAGATACGATGCTGCATTTGAAGAAGGAACGAACGACAAGAGAGAAAAGTATGGGAAAAGATACGATGCTGCATTTGAGGAAGGAACGAATGACAAGAGAGAAAAGTACGGAAAAAGATACGACGCTGCATTCGAAGAGGGAACGAATGACAAGAGAGAAAAGTACGGAAAAAGATACGATGCTGCATTTGAAGAGGGAACGAACGACAGGAGAGAAAAGTACGGGAAGCGATATAAAATTGGTTTCAAGAAGCATGCTCTTCCTAACTCAACTGTATTCTTTCTACAAAAGGATCTACAAGTTGGCCAGAAGATGAAGCTTCATATAACTAAATCATCAAACAAGGCTAAATTCTTACCTCGTCAAGATTCCGAATCTATGCCCTTTTCAAGCAAAATATTACCACAAATCTTACAAAAATTCTCGGTAAAACCCGATTCGATGCAAGCCAAGATTATAAAGCAAACAATAGACGATTGTGAGTCTTCAGCAATCAAGGGAGAAGAAAGATATTGCCCTAAATCCTTGGAGTCCTTGCTTGATTTTGCTATTCCAGTTGTTGGTAATAAAACTCAAGTACTTTATAATGAAGTTGAGAGGCCATCAAGGATTCAAGAGTACACCATTATGGGAGTTAAAATGGTCGGAGAAAACCAAGTAGTGTGTCACAAACAAAAGTATCCTTATGCTGTGTATTATTGCCACTCAGTAAGTGCCACCAAGGTATACCAAGCTCCATTAGTAGGTGCCGATGGGCTCAAAGCCAAAGCTGTTGCAATTTGCCATTCAGACACTTCAAATTGGAACCCACAGCACTTGGCATTTTTGATGCTCAATGTCAAACCTGGTGAAGCAACTATTTGCCACTTCATTAGAAGTGATACCATTGTTTGGAcatctaataaataa